From Deferrisoma camini S3R1, the proteins below share one genomic window:
- a CDS encoding putative O-glycosylation ligase, exosortase A system-associated: MPIRDAFVALVLFAGVPVAFFRPVWGVLLYAMFGYLNPHRLTWGFAQNLPVAFYTALATMAGWVFYSGDRRLPVTREVILMGLLWGLASVGWLTALNPQGFVADWSRYSKILLMIFVAVSLIKTREDLRRLYWVIALSIGFYALKGAIWGMRGGTGWVFGPPGSFFEGNNGLGLAINMVWPLFLLMARNERRPWLRLGLWLLFWVSPLTVILTKSRASALAMAVVGAILFLRVKRKGLFIVLGVTAALVLAPFVPAEWYTRMKTVETYREDPSAMGRINAWHAAWNLAVDRPLTGGGMNAFTREMIFRYAPNPEDYHDSHSIYFEILGELGFPGLAVFLVLLLSTMAKLNKIKRVCAGNKDLAFFESYADATFLGLVGYAVNGAFVGMAYFDLYYQLVGLTVSLETVLTSELWRTEDVSSSSYAPATEVPAMGSRWRTEI; the protein is encoded by the coding sequence GTGCCCATCCGTGACGCATTTGTCGCCCTCGTTCTTTTCGCCGGAGTTCCCGTGGCGTTTTTTCGCCCGGTTTGGGGGGTGCTTCTGTACGCTATGTTCGGTTACCTGAACCCTCACCGGCTGACGTGGGGATTCGCGCAGAACCTCCCCGTGGCGTTCTATACGGCGCTGGCGACGATGGCCGGCTGGGTGTTCTACTCGGGCGACCGCCGACTTCCCGTGACGCGCGAGGTCATACTGATGGGGCTCCTGTGGGGCCTTGCGTCGGTGGGCTGGCTGACCGCGTTGAATCCTCAGGGGTTCGTGGCGGATTGGAGCCGGTATAGCAAGATTCTTCTTATGATTTTCGTGGCCGTGAGTCTCATTAAGACCCGAGAGGATTTGAGGCGGCTTTACTGGGTGATCGCGTTGAGCATCGGGTTCTATGCCCTCAAAGGAGCCATCTGGGGAATGCGGGGGGGGACGGGATGGGTGTTCGGGCCGCCCGGCTCGTTCTTCGAGGGCAACAACGGTCTCGGGCTCGCGATCAACATGGTCTGGCCCCTTTTCCTCTTGATGGCGCGCAACGAGCGGCGTCCGTGGCTGCGGCTGGGGCTGTGGTTGCTTTTCTGGGTTTCTCCGTTAACCGTGATCCTCACTAAGTCTAGGGCGTCCGCCCTTGCGATGGCGGTTGTCGGGGCGATCCTGTTTCTGCGGGTGAAGAGAAAGGGCCTTTTTATTGTTCTCGGAGTCACTGCTGCACTGGTTCTAGCTCCGTTCGTGCCTGCCGAGTGGTACACCCGGATGAAGACCGTGGAGACGTACCGCGAGGATCCTTCCGCAATGGGGCGGATCAACGCATGGCATGCAGCATGGAATTTGGCGGTAGACCGCCCTCTCACCGGAGGCGGGATGAACGCGTTCACCCGGGAGATGATTTTTCGTTACGCCCCCAACCCGGAGGACTATCACGATTCGCACAGCATCTATTTCGAGATCCTGGGGGAGTTGGGCTTCCCGGGGCTGGCCGTTTTCCTGGTGCTGCTGCTGTCGACGATGGCGAAACTAAACAAGATAAAAAGAGTGTGTGCTGGAAACAAAGATCTAGCGTTCTTCGAGAGCTATGCGGATGCCACGTTCCTCGGGTTGGTGGGGTACGCGGTCAACGGTGCATTCGTCGGAATGGCGTACTTCGACCTGTACTACCAACTCGTTGGACTTACAGTGAGTCTCGAAACAGTTTTGACATCGGAGCTGTGGCGGACGGAGGATGTTTCTTCCTCGTCTTATGCTCCTGCTACCGAGGTGCCGGCTATGGGTAGTAGGTGGAGAACGGAGATATAA
- a CDS encoding class I SAM-dependent methyltransferase, with amino-acid sequence MDEKDSMLLCPSCGSTGTREGAIVWFCHRDEFYGELTRPQMKQLLELAEREGWRDAVATYVTAVNPGLVRTIEHPHRLNGILDAGPSLMDAVVLDYGCGLGGVCIPLAGLCKETVGVDGCLERLRFTALRAEQEGLEKLTLVLHDDAMRLPFPDHSFDLAILNLVLPYLPSAYPDMSRWSAERAILAEFRRVIRPGGVLYLAERNRTSVYCWSRLGLPTTTRRSYGHRQYLRLLREAGFSDVSFRWLIPDYKTPSHVIDLDQPYHSICRELDAVSEFPKIKKTFFKFIARVSSYWMAHVLGIVARA; translated from the coding sequence ATGGATGAAAAGGACTCGATGCTTTTGTGCCCGAGCTGCGGTTCCACCGGGACGCGCGAAGGTGCCATTGTGTGGTTCTGCCACCGAGACGAGTTCTACGGGGAGTTGACGCGGCCGCAGATGAAGCAGTTGCTCGAGCTGGCGGAGCGTGAGGGCTGGAGGGACGCGGTGGCCACGTACGTGACCGCCGTGAACCCCGGCCTTGTCCGAACCATCGAGCATCCTCATCGTCTGAACGGGATATTGGACGCGGGACCTAGTCTGATGGATGCCGTGGTTCTGGATTACGGATGTGGACTGGGGGGGGTTTGTATTCCGTTGGCTGGTCTCTGCAAGGAGACCGTAGGGGTAGACGGTTGCCTCGAGCGGCTTCGATTCACCGCGTTACGCGCAGAACAGGAAGGGCTGGAGAAACTGACCCTGGTGCTCCACGACGACGCAATGAGGTTGCCGTTTCCGGACCATTCGTTCGATTTGGCAATTCTTAATTTGGTGCTTCCCTATCTCCCATCGGCTTATCCTGACATGAGCAGGTGGAGTGCAGAGCGGGCAATACTAGCCGAGTTCCGGAGGGTGATCCGCCCAGGCGGAGTACTGTATCTTGCAGAGCGCAATCGGACAAGCGTGTACTGCTGGTCACGGCTGGGGTTGCCAACCACGACCAGGAGATCCTATGGCCATAGGCAGTATCTCCGGCTTCTGCGGGAGGCCGGATTCTCCGATGTCTCGTTCCGTTGGCTGATCCCAGATTACAAAACGCCGAGCCACGTGATTGATTTAGATCAACCGTATCACTCCATTTGTAGAGAGCTTGATGCGGTGTCGGAATTTCCAAAAATAAAAAAGACGTTTTTCAAATTCATTGCGCGCGTCTCTTCATATTGGATGGCTCATGTGCTCGGAATCGTCGCGAGAGCATAG
- a CDS encoding phosphotransferase family protein translates to MARALELWLSAEVGVKNAQVEEARRNPSSSTWRVAATDARGEPVRFFVKRHASKRMFEREVMGLTLLSEYSGATEPYAVPRLVACDERRRLVVLSWVEGVQVGNLLRNAVGRGADEKSFRRGLRAAWMVGRWLTHLERRTRADEPAKFPVEPILARISELCDEISGWRVPGMTRGVLSRLRDVAEMLGCRLTGHYSVSLTHRDFWPDHIFVHPKVRRIVVIDFGRCLMGPAGRDAMQFWMRLADLALGNPLVSRSRVFALQAAFRDANPDFQPGAPECQLFGLLYRLEQVCSMWSAINSRRRTGFRDHIRMIVLCSAARKDVKRARRVAVRM, encoded by the coding sequence ATGGCGCGGGCCTTGGAGTTGTGGCTGTCGGCCGAGGTGGGGGTGAAAAACGCTCAGGTTGAGGAGGCACGGCGGAATCCGTCCTCTTCGACGTGGAGGGTGGCCGCTACGGACGCACGTGGCGAGCCCGTGCGTTTTTTTGTGAAGCGTCATGCGTCGAAGCGGATGTTTGAGCGTGAGGTGATGGGGCTGACACTTCTATCCGAATACTCGGGGGCAACTGAACCATATGCGGTCCCAAGACTCGTGGCCTGCGATGAAAGACGTCGATTGGTGGTTCTCTCGTGGGTCGAAGGCGTCCAGGTCGGGAATCTCCTCCGAAATGCTGTGGGGCGGGGTGCGGACGAAAAAAGTTTTCGAAGAGGACTTCGAGCGGCTTGGATGGTGGGGAGGTGGTTGACACATCTGGAGAGACGGACGCGCGCTGACGAGCCCGCAAAGTTTCCCGTGGAGCCGATCTTAGCCCGGATTTCGGAACTTTGCGACGAGATTTCGGGTTGGCGCGTGCCCGGGATGACGAGGGGCGTGCTCAGCCGGTTGAGGGATGTTGCTGAAATGCTGGGATGCCGTCTAACTGGGCACTATTCCGTCAGCCTGACCCATAGAGACTTCTGGCCAGATCATATTTTCGTCCACCCGAAGGTGAGACGGATCGTTGTCATTGATTTCGGGCGCTGCCTTATGGGCCCTGCCGGCAGAGATGCGATGCAGTTCTGGATGCGCTTGGCCGACCTCGCTTTGGGGAATCCTCTAGTCAGTAGGTCACGGGTGTTCGCGCTCCAGGCCGCGTTTCGCGACGCGAACCCGGACTTTCAGCCCGGAGCACCAGAATGCCAGCTGTTTGGGCTGTTGTATCGGTTGGAGCAGGTTTGTTCTATGTGGTCAGCTATCAACAGTCGGAGACGTACAGGTTTCAGGGATCATATTAGAATGATCGTTCTTTGTTCTGCCGCCAGAAAAGATGTCAAACGGGCAAGGAGGGTCGCGGTAAGGATGTAA
- a CDS encoding glycosyltransferase family 4 protein, translated as MTAAGDGGLRVLTFTSLFPNAVQPDFGGFVARRMGAWAERYAEGWAVVTPVPLFPRLPWKTKWDVFSRIPREERRNGWRICHPRYFMVPGVGGFFQGDSMARGAVGVAERLWREEGPFDLIDAHFVYPDGYAAVKLGRRLGVPVVVSARGTDVNLYPDLRGIGGKVRWAVRHADALIAVSQELKDRMVALGADSMRVHVIPNGVDLGRFSPRERPRGSRHRLLTVCNLVPGKGVDVVIRAVAGLEPEAELWVAGDGPERPHLEALARGLGLEARVRFLGRVPHEEMPRLYAEASLFCLASRAEGCPNVVLEALASGVPVVATRVGGIPEWVEEGRTGFLVEPGDPEAFRGALSRALAHPWDPAAIRAALRGRTWQDVAEAVEAVFRGVVGA; from the coding sequence ATGACGGCAGCCGGGGACGGGGGCCTGCGGGTCCTCACGTTCACCTCCCTTTTTCCCAACGCCGTCCAACCGGATTTCGGCGGGTTCGTGGCCCGGCGCATGGGGGCATGGGCGGAGAGGTATGCCGAGGGGTGGGCCGTGGTGACGCCGGTGCCGTTGTTCCCCCGGCTTCCCTGGAAAACAAAATGGGACGTGTTCTCCCGCATTCCCCGGGAAGAGCGACGAAACGGTTGGCGGATCTGCCACCCCAGGTATTTCATGGTTCCGGGCGTGGGCGGGTTCTTCCAGGGCGACAGCATGGCCCGGGGCGCGGTTGGCGTCGCGGAGCGCTTGTGGCGCGAAGAGGGGCCGTTCGACCTCATCGACGCCCACTTCGTGTATCCGGACGGCTATGCGGCCGTGAAGCTGGGCCGGCGGTTGGGCGTGCCCGTGGTGGTGAGTGCCCGGGGCACGGACGTGAACCTGTACCCGGATCTGCGGGGAATCGGGGGTAAGGTGCGGTGGGCGGTTCGCCACGCGGACGCACTGATCGCCGTGAGCCAGGAGCTCAAGGACCGTATGGTGGCCTTGGGGGCAGACTCGATGCGGGTCCATGTGATCCCCAACGGGGTGGATCTAGGGCGTTTCTCCCCTCGCGAAAGGCCAAGAGGGTCCCGCCACCGCCTGCTCACCGTGTGCAACCTGGTGCCTGGCAAGGGGGTGGATGTGGTGATCCGGGCCGTCGCCGGCCTCGAGCCCGAGGCCGAGCTGTGGGTGGCTGGCGACGGCCCCGAGCGCCCGCACCTGGAGGCCCTGGCCCGGGGCCTGGGCCTGGAGGCCCGGGTCCGGTTCCTGGGGCGGGTACCTCACGAGGAGATGCCCCGACTGTACGCGGAGGCAAGCCTGTTCTGCCTCGCTAGCCGGGCCGAGGGGTGCCCCAATGTGGTGCTAGAGGCGCTGGCGAGCGGGGTTCCGGTGGTGGCCACGCGGGTCGGCGGCATCCCCGAGTGGGTGGAGGAGGGCCGGACGGGGTTTCTGGTGGAGCCCGGAGACCCCGAAGCGTTCCGGGGGGCGTTGTCGCGGGCGTTGGCGCACCCCTGGGATCCGGCGGCCATTCGTGCAGCCCTGCGAGGCCGTACCTGGCAGGACGTGGCGGAGGCCGTGGAGGCGGTGTTTCGGGGGGTGGTGGGGGCTTAG
- a CDS encoding FitA-like ribbon-helix-helix domain-containing protein, which yields MAQVIVRNLDDRVVRALKARAALHGRALEQELREILTRASELSPEERLGLVDRIRAMAPRPSTDSVDLIREDRDSR from the coding sequence ATGGCTCAGGTGATCGTGCGCAACCTCGACGATCGGGTGGTCCGTGCCCTCAAGGCGCGGGCCGCGCTTCACGGCAGGGCTCTGGAGCAGGAGCTCCGGGAGATCCTGACCCGGGCCAGCGAACTCAGCCCGGAGGAGCGGCTGGGGCTGGTGGACCGGATTCGGGCCATGGCGCCGCGTCCCTCCACGGACAGCGTGGATCTGATTCGCGAGGATCGGGATTCACGATGA
- a CDS encoding type II toxin-antitoxin system VapC family toxin, whose translation MICVVDASVAAKWFFDEPLTPNARAVLGRHEGLIAPDLVLLEVANVAWKRVSRGEAPPEHMKAVVDALPHLFSLLVPVTDRPNGATHDRPNGASLGVS comes from the coding sequence ATGATCTGCGTGGTGGATGCGTCGGTCGCGGCCAAGTGGTTCTTTGACGAGCCGTTGACCCCCAACGCCAGGGCGGTGCTGGGTCGGCACGAGGGGCTCATCGCGCCGGACCTGGTGCTGCTGGAGGTTGCGAACGTCGCTTGGAAGCGGGTGTCTCGGGGTGAGGCTCCACCGGAGCACATGAAGGCGGTGGTGGATGCTTTGCCCCATCTGTTCTCCCTGCTGGTCCCTGTCACGGATCGCCCTAATGGAGCCACCCATGATCGGCCTAATGGAGCCAGTTTGGGGGTCTCATGA
- the istB gene encoding IS21-like element helper ATPase IstB — protein sequence MNPMPQLAPLLKQLRLSGILDSLEARNRQAVEHQLSYTEFLSLLIQDEIARREHKKLALRFRRAGFRGEKTIENFDFAFNPGVNKALILDVATCRFLHEKVCVLIVGPTGTGKSHLAQAIGHCAIRQGHDVLFTSASKLLGSLHAARATDTYERRFAALARVDLLIIDDFGLKPLRPPQDEDFHDLMNERYERASTILTSNLDLGEWGQAFPNRLLGAATIDRIRHGAYRIVLEGQSYRSPRPLPDDAPREAVASTRRKG from the coding sequence ATGAACCCCATGCCTCAGCTCGCCCCCTTGCTCAAGCAGCTTCGCCTCTCCGGCATCCTCGACTCCCTCGAGGCCCGAAACCGTCAGGCCGTGGAGCATCAGCTCTCCTACACCGAGTTCCTCTCCCTGCTCATCCAGGACGAGATCGCCCGCCGCGAGCACAAAAAGCTCGCCCTTCGGTTCCGGCGTGCCGGATTCCGCGGCGAGAAGACCATCGAGAACTTCGATTTCGCCTTCAACCCCGGCGTCAACAAGGCCCTCATCCTCGATGTCGCCACCTGCCGCTTCCTCCACGAGAAGGTCTGTGTCCTCATCGTCGGCCCCACCGGCACCGGCAAAAGCCACCTCGCCCAGGCCATCGGCCACTGCGCCATCCGCCAGGGCCACGATGTGCTCTTCACCTCCGCCTCTAAGCTCCTGGGCTCGCTCCATGCCGCCCGGGCCACCGATACCTACGAACGCCGCTTCGCCGCCCTGGCACGGGTCGATCTGCTCATCATCGACGACTTCGGCCTCAAACCCCTGCGCCCACCCCAGGACGAGGACTTCCACGACCTCATGAACGAACGCTACGAGCGCGCCTCCACCATCCTCACCAGCAACCTCGACCTGGGCGAGTGGGGCCAGGCCTTCCCCAACCGCCTGCTGGGGGCCGCCACCATCGACCGGATCCGCCACGGCGCCTACCGGATCGTCCTGGAAGGCCAGAGCTACCGCTCACCCCGCCCCCTGCCGGACGACGCCCCCCGGGAGGCCGTTGCCTCGACGCGTCGGAAGGGGTAG
- the istA gene encoding IS21 family transposase has product MHQYRNVLVRMRLGESNRKIAKAGLMGRAKASAFRKLAAQNGWLDPDSPVPDEAAIAQALGSTGRATPRAGSSLERYRDEITRWIELGIQGTTIHEALCRKHGYTGHYSSVRRFVRGIRKANPQATVMLEFAPAEAAQVDFGKGPTIPHPLTGELQSTWVFVMTLAWSRHQYAEVVPDQKVSTWLACHRRAFEWFGGVPARIIIDNAKCAIVRACYHDPEVQRSYAELAEGYGFLIAPCPVQDPKKKGRVESGVKYIKRSFLPLREFRDRVDANRQLHEWIRSTAGNRLHGTTHERPLTRFAEVERHVLRPLPDVPPIIGVWTRVKLHGNCHVTFEKAYYSAPFRLVRQTLWLRATPSTVELYLDHELVASHPRLARPGERSTVADHLPPEAVAYWMQDPQWCLKKARSLGPATHELIERLFAHRVLDNLRAAQGVIRLAQRFGPERLEAACRRALRFDDPRYRTVKTILQKGLDQQPEPAEPSALAEAYTGKGRFCRDATQLRLWDPPPAPQRPGPGEPH; this is encoded by the coding sequence ATGCACCAGTACCGAAACGTCCTCGTTCGCATGCGGCTCGGCGAGTCCAACCGCAAGATCGCCAAGGCCGGCCTCATGGGCCGCGCCAAGGCCTCCGCCTTCCGGAAACTCGCCGCCCAGAACGGCTGGCTCGATCCCGACTCCCCCGTGCCCGACGAGGCCGCCATCGCCCAGGCCCTCGGCTCCACCGGGCGGGCCACCCCGCGGGCCGGGTCCTCCCTCGAGCGCTACCGCGACGAGATCACCCGCTGGATCGAACTCGGCATCCAGGGCACCACCATCCACGAGGCCCTGTGCCGAAAGCACGGCTATACTGGACACTACTCTTCGGTGCGCCGCTTCGTGCGGGGGATCCGTAAGGCCAACCCCCAGGCCACCGTGATGTTGGAGTTCGCCCCCGCAGAGGCCGCCCAGGTCGACTTCGGCAAGGGGCCCACGATCCCCCATCCCCTCACCGGCGAGCTCCAGTCCACCTGGGTCTTCGTGATGACCCTTGCCTGGAGCCGCCATCAGTACGCCGAGGTCGTCCCCGACCAGAAGGTCTCCACCTGGCTCGCCTGCCACCGCCGCGCCTTCGAGTGGTTCGGCGGCGTTCCCGCCCGGATCATCATCGACAACGCCAAGTGCGCCATCGTGCGCGCCTGCTACCACGATCCCGAGGTCCAGCGCTCCTACGCCGAGCTGGCCGAGGGCTACGGGTTCCTCATCGCCCCCTGTCCCGTCCAGGACCCCAAGAAGAAGGGCCGGGTGGAGTCGGGGGTGAAGTACATCAAGCGCTCGTTTCTGCCGCTGCGCGAGTTCCGCGACCGAGTCGACGCCAACCGCCAGCTCCACGAGTGGATCCGCTCCACCGCCGGAAACCGCCTCCACGGCACCACCCACGAGCGGCCCCTCACCCGGTTCGCCGAGGTGGAGCGCCACGTGCTTCGCCCCCTTCCTGACGTGCCCCCCATCATCGGCGTGTGGACCCGCGTGAAGCTCCATGGCAACTGCCACGTCACGTTCGAGAAGGCTTACTACTCCGCCCCCTTTCGCCTCGTGCGCCAGACGCTGTGGCTGCGCGCCACCCCCTCGACCGTGGAGCTCTACCTCGACCACGAGCTCGTCGCCTCCCACCCTCGGCTGGCTCGCCCCGGCGAGCGCTCCACGGTTGCCGATCACCTCCCCCCGGAGGCGGTGGCCTACTGGATGCAAGATCCCCAGTGGTGCCTCAAGAAGGCCCGCTCCCTGGGGCCCGCCACCCACGAGCTCATCGAGCGCCTGTTCGCCCACCGGGTCCTCGACAACCTCCGTGCCGCCCAGGGGGTGATCCGCCTGGCCCAGCGCTTCGGGCCCGAACGCCTGGAGGCCGCCTGCCGCCGCGCCCTTCGCTTCGACGACCCCCGCTACCGCACCGTGAAGACCATCCTCCAAAAAGGCCTCGATCAACAGCCCGAACCGGCCGAGCCCTCCGCGCTTGCCGAGGCCTACACCGGCAAGGGTCGCTTCTGCCGGGATGCCACCCAACTGCGCCTGTGGGATCCACCCCCGGCACCCCAGCGGCCCGGACCCGGCGAACCCCACTGA
- a CDS encoding type II toxin-antitoxin system VapC family toxin translates to MRWLDYGDPRMAPYWRSATVPAAEVLAEAAETAIRLDHAVYDCAHLALARKRNVPLVTADHRLKARAGARTLKGETREQSGWFNFEVPGHNPSPLGGIASAGFSL, encoded by the coding sequence ATGAGGTGGCTCGATTACGGCGATCCTCGAATGGCTCCATATTGGCGATCAGCAACAGTCCCCGCCGCCGAGGTTCTTGCCGAAGCCGCGGAGACGGCGATCCGCCTCGACCATGCCGTGTACGACTGCGCGCATCTGGCCTTGGCTCGAAAGCGCAACGTGCCCCTCGTGACGGCAGACCACCGGCTGAAGGCCCGGGCCGGCGCACGCACGCTGAAGGGGGAGACACGTGAGCAGAGTGGATGGTTCAATTTCGAAGTGCCAGGTCACAATCCTTCGCCTTTAGGCGGAATTGCTTCAGCAGGTTTTTCTTTGTAG
- the tnpA gene encoding IS200/IS605 family transposase — protein sequence MAEYRRGAHTVHDIKYHFVWVTKYRYKILRGEIAERARDIIRQICMAREITILKGYVSKDHVHLFVSAPPSLSPARIMQYVKGRSSKMLQQEFPSLRKRYWGQHIWARGYFCASSGTVTDEVIKAYIEQQTVPPEDDFKVSDEARA from the coding sequence ATGGCAGAGTATCGAAGAGGGGCACACACAGTCCATGACATCAAGTATCACTTTGTATGGGTGACGAAATATCGATACAAGATTCTGAGAGGGGAGATAGCGGAGCGCGCGCGGGATATTATCCGGCAAATATGCATGGCGCGAGAGATCACGATACTGAAGGGCTATGTAAGTAAGGATCATGTTCATCTGTTTGTGTCAGCTCCTCCGAGCTTGTCGCCGGCTCGGATCATGCAGTATGTGAAGGGACGATCGTCAAAGATGTTGCAGCAAGAGTTTCCGTCTCTTCGGAAACGGTATTGGGGGCAGCACATTTGGGCTCGGGGCTACTTTTGTGCTTCGTCGGGCACGGTGACGGACGAGGTGATCAAAGCGTATATCGAGCAGCAGACTGTGCCGCCGGAGGACGACTTCAAGGTGTCCGACGAAGCACGGGCTTGA
- a CDS encoding polysaccharide deacetylase family protein, with the protein MYVLFTIDVETRGSGRGVGNPLIDILGRVPGEDERFGLEKMMDILDRHGVKGTFFVNPYETPVYGEEVLSQACRTIVRRGHDLELHTHPKPAFGFWSMREVDRTTQTKVLKWGLEKIQGWVGDWRPVAHRAGAYAGNLDTLLACAAVGIPMDFSYNYSVPFWRPAQKRVGTFNRPVVVNGILEVPVTSYVQFSLGPWEKLGFVDLESSTLSEIRYVLRSLLEAGVGTAVVMMHSFSFVRNGVPDREVIGKFDQLLGMLVPDPRYAVVSARELFDAAKSGEVALDTSDLLPETGLVLTYLRAWARIDEGWRNTAVALAPIGIIVLLLLRPSKVLPDVLV; encoded by the coding sequence ATGTATGTTCTGTTTACAATAGACGTGGAGACACGGGGTAGTGGTCGAGGTGTCGGGAATCCCCTGATCGATATACTTGGGCGAGTGCCAGGAGAAGATGAACGGTTTGGGCTTGAAAAGATGATGGATATTTTAGATCGACATGGAGTGAAAGGCACGTTTTTTGTGAATCCGTATGAGACACCAGTTTACGGCGAGGAAGTTCTTTCTCAAGCCTGTCGGACTATAGTACGACGTGGGCATGATCTTGAACTGCACACTCACCCGAAGCCTGCCTTCGGTTTTTGGTCGATGCGAGAGGTAGATCGAACCACTCAAACTAAAGTTTTGAAGTGGGGGCTTGAAAAGATTCAGGGCTGGGTTGGAGACTGGCGGCCGGTGGCGCACCGTGCAGGAGCTTACGCTGGAAACCTTGACACTTTGCTCGCCTGTGCTGCGGTCGGGATCCCGATGGATTTCAGCTACAACTACTCTGTGCCATTCTGGCGCCCAGCACAAAAACGTGTCGGGACCTTCAACCGCCCGGTCGTCGTAAACGGGATCTTGGAAGTGCCAGTTACAAGCTACGTGCAGTTCTCCTTGGGCCCATGGGAGAAGCTTGGCTTTGTTGACTTAGAGTCCTCCACTCTTAGCGAGATCCGTTACGTTCTGAGATCGCTACTCGAGGCTGGGGTCGGCACGGCGGTTGTCATGATGCACAGCTTCAGTTTTGTTCGCAACGGAGTGCCTGATAGAGAAGTTATCGGTAAGTTTGACCAGCTCTTGGGGATGTTGGTGCCCGATCCCAGATATGCTGTGGTCAGCGCCAGAGAGCTGTTTGATGCGGCAAAAAGTGGAGAGGTAGCATTGGACACGTCGGACTTGCTCCCCGAAACAGGATTGGTACTAACGTATTTGCGCGCTTGGGCACGAATAGATGAGGGGTGGAGGAACACGGCAGTGGCGTTGGCACCAATCGGGATCATCGTCTTACTCTTACTAAGACCTTCAAAAGTATTGCCGGATGTGCTAGTATGA
- a CDS encoding IS630 family transposase: MKCKRRTDNRSLDKKAQEALRIRVVRQVREGVSPEQLAKTLDINPRTIYRWIERFHYGGEEALRNKPKTGRPPKLTAAQMAWIAHTVRDKNPQQMSFPFALWTLGMIRELIRWKFGVRLSEVSVGRVMRALGFTPQRPLHRAYQQNPALVEKWREEEYPKIRKRARKENALIFFADESGIRSDYHKGHTWAEAGRTPVVKATGKRFSVNMLSAVSPRGEFRFMVHEGTVTAEVFCTFLRRLAAGVEQKIFLIVDRHAIHRAKRVRELLEEMDGKITLFFLPPYSPELNPDELVWSQVKRRVARELMQSKEDLKARVLSALRSLQRMPDKIRGFFLAPSCRYAA; encoded by the coding sequence ATGAAATGTAAACGGAGAACAGACAACCGATCGCTCGACAAAAAAGCTCAGGAAGCCTTGCGCATCCGGGTGGTGCGCCAGGTACGCGAAGGGGTCAGCCCTGAGCAACTCGCCAAGACCCTGGACATCAATCCGCGGACGATCTACCGCTGGATCGAGCGCTTCCATTACGGGGGCGAGGAGGCGCTTCGAAACAAGCCCAAGACGGGGCGGCCTCCGAAGCTGACGGCGGCGCAGATGGCATGGATCGCCCACACGGTCCGAGACAAGAACCCGCAGCAGATGAGCTTTCCGTTTGCCCTGTGGACGTTGGGCATGATTCGAGAGTTGATCCGCTGGAAGTTTGGGGTTCGGTTGAGCGAAGTCTCGGTGGGGCGGGTGATGCGGGCCTTGGGGTTCACGCCGCAGAGGCCGCTTCACCGGGCGTACCAGCAGAACCCGGCCTTGGTGGAGAAGTGGCGGGAGGAGGAGTACCCGAAGATCCGCAAACGGGCGCGCAAGGAGAACGCCCTGATCTTCTTTGCGGACGAGTCTGGGATCCGGTCGGACTACCACAAGGGGCACACGTGGGCGGAGGCGGGGCGCACGCCGGTGGTGAAGGCGACGGGGAAGCGCTTTTCGGTGAACATGCTCTCGGCCGTGAGCCCTCGGGGTGAGTTTCGGTTCATGGTGCACGAGGGCACGGTGACGGCGGAGGTGTTTTGCACGTTCTTGAGGCGGTTGGCCGCCGGGGTGGAGCAGAAGATCTTCCTGATCGTGGATCGGCATGCGATTCACCGTGCCAAAAGGGTTCGGGAGTTGTTGGAGGAGATGGACGGGAAGATCACGCTGTTTTTCCTTCCGCCGTACTCGCCGGAACTCAATCCAGACGAACTGGTGTGGTCGCAGGTGAAGCGGCGAGTGGCCCGGGAGTTGATGCAATCGAAGGAGGACCTGAAGGCTCGGGTCCTCTCCGCCCTGCGCTCGTTGCAGCGGATGCCAGACAAGATTCGAGGGTTTTTCCTGGCCCCAAGTTGCCGATACGCCGCGTAG